The Oryza glaberrima chromosome 5, OglaRS2, whole genome shotgun sequence DNA segment gtatatatttaattgTCTTTTGTGCACAAAAATAATGATTAAGTTGATGATTAACTAAATGATCTTCCAATTTCATGCTGCAACCTGACCAATCACTTTTGTTCTCAGGTGTGGCTCTTGGCTCTTGTTGTCCTACCAGCCAGATCAAATATTTACTTGCGGTTTGGTTTAGTAGCATACCTTACTCTCCTTTCTATGTGGGTTCTCCCAAACCATGTTTGGAAGGTACGCTCTCTGATCTACTGTTAAAATGGGCATTCAccattttatgcacaaatagtGCTGGCCTGTTGGGTTGCCAGTTGTGGTTTAAATTGTCTactactttatatatatatggagattCCCTTATGATGTTGAatgcaattcattttttttaaaaaaacatgagtGTGGCTTATGATTTCCTACTGTTGAAAGGGTGACTGTGAAGTACTGGACAAGTTATATGGGTTTTGTACTGACAAACTATCATGCTTGGCTTCGTTTcatcgccccccccccccccccccccccaaaaaaaaacacacacacacaattttATGTGACTTTTAAGTATACCAATGCAAGCTGTCCATGTTTTACTTATAGATTTTCCTGTACGATTTGGCTATTTTTCACTCCTTCGATACATAGTCTCTGCCGTTATGCTATCTTCTTTGTTAAAATATTACCCTTGAAGTGAACCTGCTGTTTAGCTTTATACAAATTACATTCTCTATAGGACCAACTTGGAAGGGTCGCTCTGCTTTCAGGCATCATATTCATAATGCTGGGATTTGGTTCTGATGGTGCTCCTTCATTAGTCCAGACAAGAACTCCTCCCCCATCTGTTATAGGTTTGCCAAACATACCTACATCCACAAATGGCTATTCTTACACAATCATGAAACTGGGTCCACTGCAATTTACAAGGAAAGGCCTATCAGTAGCGAGTACGTCAGCATGCCTCTCATTTGCGGTATGTCCTTTCCTTTTATGGGTAATATTTTCCAtacaaattgtttttttttctctaatgcAAATGAGAGCTGTGCATcattatattaagaagaaagaaaagagtctgaaaaaattcaaacaagCCCATTAGAGAAAGATTTAGCATGTAAGGACTTgccaaagaaataaaaaagaatatggCCAGCAACCCAAAGCCCAGAGGATTTGTTTGAACCAATACTTTCATCATCTAGCAATTGGCACATAAGACAAGCATGTCCTGAGTTGACAAtacactttttttaataaaccatTTAGGTATAATCTCCCATACTTTCTTTTGATGCAGATATTTCAAAGTGCAAGTCTCTGCTTGACAACAACTACTCCTGAGCAGCTTGCTTCTGCTTTATGGTGGTTTATGATTCCACTGAAGCATATCGGCGTACCAGTACCTGAGATAATACTCACACTCTTACTATCTTTGAGGTTCATTAATCTTGTATTTGATGAGGCAAGTATAGGGTGCTCAAGTAAACATCGGCTATATTTGTCTTTCTAACTAGAACATGCATTGTGATTGTaacattattttaaatatttttcattaGGTTCGCAATTCAGCACTGGCAATTGTAGCACGTCGGATAAATTGGGAAAAGCTGGCAACTATGGAAACTATTGACAGTGAGTACTTCCTACTTCTTTAACCAATGCCCGGGAGTGAACTAGCTGACAAACTTAGTCAGGAACCAGTTGCTGGCTGATTTTGGTGGGGGAATTGCAGCAGAAAACTAATCTCTACTGAATTTACTAGTTGTTATGTACCTTGATTTATTTTGTCAGCAAGATTTAACTAAGTGTTTTTCATGATTTGCGCTACTGAAATGAAGGCGATTACAGTTAGTTGAAGTTGGTCCAACTTCAAGTGCTTCTGCTCAGTTCAAATTCAAAGACTTTAATATATGAGTTCTGTTTCTTAGTCTAGTTCATTTGAGGTAGCTTGTGGCTTGTGCTGTCTAGCTATAGAGAATTGGTCTCCTGTCAGAGGTAAATAATGGATTATATCAACTGGTCCTGTAGTCCTGTTGATACCGACAAGTTCATTTattccaatatttcttattccAATTCATTTACCCACTTAGCAGTTTTATGTCTGCTACTCCCTATGTCCCAAAACATATCTCCTttagcattcaaaatttgtcccaaaaatatagCCACCTTTTCACCtgttaaccaatcacaaccatctccCATTTAACATTTCCACTTACTTCCTcttatcaaccaatcacaaccaacCATAATTGTATTTGACCTTTCTCCTTAATACTCGTGCCCAACtataaaacttcttatattttgggatggatcaTGGAAGCAGTATATACTTTTGCAAGTCCAAACCTTACTTGAGTTCGTGAGGTTAAATAACTCTTGCAAAGGTTGGACTTGGTGAATTTGGCTAATTTCAGCAGATGGCTTTTCAATTGTTCTGTTTATATTGAAACACCTAATGTAGGATAATTTTATGCATATAGGTTGTAATACAGAACTTTTGTTAACTTCTTTTTGGGGAATTGATCCTTTGCATCAAAATTGCAGTTTTCTTCAACTATGTGCGGcgaattttcaaaaatatatttgatcacGCAGAGCAAATATCCAAGGTCAGTCAGTTCTGAATTTTACCTTTGAGGCTTTCACTGACTATGAAGTTATAATTAATGCACTattgtgaaaaaaaacacaatttatTGAACATTGGCATAAGCTACTCACGTTATATTGAGCTATTAACTAATTAGAATTTCCTATGGATATCCCGACTCTCATTTAGTGTAATTCAAAACTTTTAAATAGAAAACCTTCATTGACCATTTGGGAAATTCTGAAATGTCAACTCAGTGATATACTCAATCTTGACTGCTTCCCAAACATGCGCTTGCCTTATAATCTAACCAAATCTGTGTGGCTTTTCTGAACTTCAGAATTTTGTAGGATTCTTCTGTTGTTGTCAAGAATTACAACCTTGATTCTGTAATATTAGTCGCTTCTCCTTCTCTAAGGAGATCATCAGTTGTGATATTTCATGAGCCTGACATTGGCTATATATAAGCATAGGCTTATGACCAATATGCTATTCCTAATAGCTGGGGGTCCTATTACAAAATCTAACTGCTGGTGCATACATGGCCATGAATGTACTGGCTAGCCTGACAGTTAAATGGGCTTTTGCTATACAGGACGTCAATGATAATACTAATAGTATAAGTCCATGTCTAATCCTTCATTCCTTTCTTGTGAAAGTGGTGTTGCAGGTCTGTTAAGTTGAATATGAATGTGTAAGAGGAAAATTTATTATGGTCTGAATGTATTGAACCAAACTGGGTTAAGAATTATGCGCTCTTAGTCTTATCACACTATTCAAACTTGCCAAAGTTTAGGCTGAAGGCAATCATACTGCAGGTTGTCTGGTTAGCTGATTGTGAGAACTTATCAAGAATTTTACTGGTTATGACCTAAAAGTAACATACAGTTTTGATAAAAAGATCTTGTACTAGTACTGCGGGGCTTGTAAGGAGGATAAAACTTAAATTACATCATTGCTGCTGCCCAGCATTTTCAAGCACTTATATTGTACATACATGGTTCACTATAGCCAAAATTACTTTGCACATGACTGCACTTCATACTCTGAATGTCTGTCTGATTTTTGTAGGCCATGATTGCTCGCGGATTTCGTGGTGACCCTAACAACCACAAGATCTACTTTCTTACAGAATCTTCTTTTGGCATTGTGGATGTCTTTTCATTACTTTGCCTATTTGCTCTAGTGGCCCTGGCTTCCATTTCGGACAAATTGGTTTGATGGTATGATAAGGCACCTGTGATCTATTCACCAGTTTGATGTCATGGTAGTGTTGAACTTATTACATATGAGAGTATCTTCTTGATTGTTTCAGGAATCAGGAACTAAAGACTATCACGACAACTTCATCCCCTTAATTGCTTAAAAATGCTGAGTTGTAAAATCAGTTTTTGGGGCATCTTAGGAGCCCCTTCTGTGTAGTGGAATCGTGGAAACGATGGTAACGATTGAATCGTCAGGAAGATCATTTTGATCAAGTGTATACACCGCAAGCCCCTTCGGAAGGAAGACTGAAAGGTTAACCTCTGGCTCTAACTTCtttgcagccttgcaggtgAGTTGAGACTTATATATCCAAATAATTTTTGCTCTTTACCAATGTTTTATCTCCTGTCATCTGATTTCTGTTAATACCGCAGGAGCAGTGCCGTATGCAGATCCTTCATTGAAGGACCACGTGAGAACATTGAGTATAACTGCACAATCAAAGTATACTTCCTGTCTTCATTAGGAAGTGCCGTCAAGAACTTAAGTGGGGTGACCGCTGTGTTCTTGCTAACTTATTGTAAACATCTGCCCTTAGCTTGATCCTAACATGAACAACTGACAGTGTAAACCTATCTTTTTTCATTAGCCCTTTCTTTctctttagttttattttgcaAGGATGCAGTTCGAAGCATTGAATGTTTAATTGCAAGGATACAGTGCAAAATTGTACAGTCCGTAAAAAGGTCAGAGTTTGATTAGTTAAATGACTGCTTGAAAGTTGAATCCCACAACACACTCAAGCAACAGTGCCAACTTGGTAAAGCGCCATTTATAGTGATGAAAATACAGGTTCCAACCCACTTACAGCCCCTTCCAGTGAGGCTTCCATATTTTAACACTACAATTCATCGGAATATTCCCGCTCAAGAGCATGAAGAGGCGTAATCTTGTCACCGGATAATTTACACTGCCGCACCAGGATCACTGATAACGCCCAGGAAGTCATCTTTTATTGTGCCAATGCAAAACTGCAACAAACATATTCAAACTGTTAGAGCATTGCACATCACCAGCTTAAACGGGGTTATGAGTTATGACAGCAAGAACATGGATTCAGAAATGCCTCAGGGAAGAATATAGCCACATGCATTCAACAATTATCTATTATGATACCATACTAGTGGCTAGCTTATGAGCATTCATGGTAATTACTTGCAATTTGTTGCTACAA contains these protein-coding regions:
- the LOC127774007 gene encoding protein ABCI12, chloroplastic encodes the protein MAAAVHLRTIHSLSLPLPLLAAKAATPNPGWLPLSAKPGAGRRRSLLVCAASDPSKAAGKGEAGDAVARWAAWIPRAAVGGAGPEQVLRLISGAAATPICQFVDSPRTFLHAIDPRVKLVWLLALVVLPARSNIYLRFGLVAYLTLLSMWVLPNHVWKDQLGRVALLSGIIFIMLGFGSDGAPSLVQTRTPPPSVIGLPNIPTSTNGYSYTIMKLGPLQFTRKGLSVASTSACLSFAIFQSASLCLTTTTPEQLASALWWFMIPLKHIGVPVPEIILTLLLSLRFINLVFDEVRNSALAIVARRINWEKLATMETIDIFFNYVRRIFKNIFDHAEQISKAMIARGFRGDPNNHKIYFLTESSFGIVDVFSLLCLFALVALASISDKLV